CTGTATTTTTAAACTCAGAAATACAGGCAACCTGAACAGAAAAGTGATTAGTAATTATTATTTACTAACATAAGGAAGAATGATACCATAatacagaggcagaaaaaactCTCAAGCTATTTAATTTAGAATAATTAATTTCACCATAGAGTAAGAGTAAGAATCAGACCATGGCCACATTTGGTCCGCATCACCAAAGGCAGTCACTTCTAATTTTCCTGACTTAGTTCTATAGCTTGGGCTTTTGACAGCCCAGCTGTCCCATCAATAGATTTCTAGTGTTGCAACAATTCATCTACTGGTGACTTCTTCACTATGTCCTCCTCCCATTACAAAAAAACACCTCATGACCACCAAACAAGATCCACACTCCAGTACCTCTGTGCTCAAGTATCTTGAGATGAACTCACACACAGGCCAGCGGGACAAATCATTGGGGTCCAAGCAGTAGTGACACGTTGGATTAGGCAAGTCAGCTAAGTTCCACCTGGGTTGCCAAACTGTCACAAAAGTTTCACAACTGTCCTGTGCCGATTGAGGAGAGAGGCTAGGACACAAAGTATAGAATTGCAAGAGTAATTATTTATTCGTGCGCATGAGGTGTCCCATTCAAATTGTGGTACCCTGAATGCAGTTTAAAATATGGTTCTTATACCTTTCAAGCATTCAGGTACAACATGATTTGGTCAATCACTActtaacacacacacactacTATTTTGAAAAGCAACTATAATTCCATGGCGTCATCATTCATCTGCTTCTTTCTTGATCTAGGTATCCCTCGAGTCAGTCTTGCTACAGTTACTTACCTGTGATGCAAGATAATGGGAGGTTTTCACAGAGGTGTTTGGAGGAGCTAGGATGCTGGCATTATCTCAGTAGTCCAGGGGTATCCTTTCTTCTTCATGGATGGCTTTAAGATTATGAGAAGCAAAAGGTCCTTATCTTTAAGATGAGGGCTGTCCTGTTTCTTGCAGTGAGCTGAGGCCTTTCAGTTATGCTGACTTAACCATGTTTATGCAGTCTACAGTGTAAAATATTTATCTCTTAAAAAGCTAATATGATTTCATACTATAAGAaaagccttctatgatggtatgactggctgggtagatgaagggagaacagtggatgttgtctaccttgacttcagcaaagcttttgaaactgtctctcacaacatcctcataggcaagctcagcaagtgcaggctggatgaatgcatggtgagatggaccATGAACTGGCttgatggcagagctcagagggctgtgatcaATGGttcagagtctggttggaggcctgtagttagtggggttctccaggagtcagtgttaggtccagtcctgttcaacctgttcatcaatgatctggaggaagagactgagtgcaccctcagcaagtttgctgatgataccaaagtgggaggagtggttgacacaccagaaggctgtgttgccattcagcaagacctggacaggctggaggactgggcagagaagaacctgatgaaattctaCAAGGACGAGtacagggtcctgcacctggggaggaataaccccaggcaccagtacaggttaggggtggacctgctggaaagcagcattacggagaaggacctgggagttctggtcgacaacaggttgaccatgagtcaacaatgtgctcttgtggccaagaagtccAACGGTGTCCTGGGGTACATTAAAAAAAGTGACcaccaggtcaagggaggttatcatCCCCATCTGCTCTACCCTGGTGAggttgcatctggagtactgtgtccagtttgaaTTTTACAGATAATCTTGTATtcctaaaataaatgtattcatgTAAGCATGGTATATTTATCTTCCACTTCTCAGAAATACTAccttacaaatattttaattgcCTTTAATTTACTATGATGAAGTAATCATTCTCCTATATCTACTAACAGTGGTTTGAAACTATAAGCTACCCtctgctgctccctgcagtgAGCAAGAAGTCTGAAAtagttttattctttcctttgattttttttcctcttcccatgcTCTCCAGGCTTGCACATCCTTCTAACTCCCTCTCTCCACAGTGATGTAACCTTTCCGTCTCTTACCTATCTAGGCCAGTGTTACATCTTCTGAACGCGTAGTTTTATCAACATCCAATAGACACAAAGTCTGATCTAAAGTTTGGACatgcaaaaatacataaatatttaacCTTGAGGTTCAGTGACCCACATATTTCCAAATCTGAATGCAAGCCAAGGTTTGGATTTCAAGTTCACCCTATGTTTATTTGTGGTCACAACCAACAAAGTCTGTGAGCAGGACAGCAAACCTTCAGGTAGACCACAGAACAAAGAGATCTTATCCCATATACAACAAATCCCTTCCTGTCGCAATTGTCTGGAAAACATATTGTATGCTAGCGACATTTATATATATAGCTATTGCTTAATTATTAGAAGTGTAGTAAGTAGTAGTCTTTGACTGCTAAATCATCATCTAAACACTGTCTAAATTATTGTTTAAATCATAATTTAAATAATTGTCAAACACTTTAATTACCTTTCAATTATTGCTTAATCACCATTTGATTACCATTTAATTTTCATTCAATCGTCGATTAATCATTTTATTATCGTTTAATCAATAATAAAACCCTATTAGTTAACCCCACAACGATGACTTATTATAAGAATTCACCTGTGACACCTCTGCACGTGCAAGTTTAAACGGAACCGTTAATTAGGGGAGGAGGTATCTGTTATTAGAGCAAGTAGATGGGGTAGGTTTTGTTTCCTCTATTTTCTTGCGCGTAGCCCCGTCCAATTCCTGTGGGCGGGGTGAAGCCGCACGAGACAGTTGTCACTGCTCTGGACACGGCTCCTTCCGCTTCCTTGCTCCCTGCGGAAAGTAGACGATGTTCTCTGACTGTGTGCAGACTCTCTGTCCCTGTATAGTTCCCCAGTCTCGAGGAGGGAGAAGGTTGGTGACTCTGCAGGCGATGGCGGCGGTACCGTGAGCCACTTCGCGTGTACCTCGTCCTCTCTTCCCCTTCCCGAGCAGCCTCCGCGTGGGAGCGCGCGAGCGTGTTAGGCCTCGGCAACAGCCAGGATGAGGCGGAGCTGACGCGAGCGGACCGGCGGGTTCGGGTCTCTCTTTCCTcaattctttctctttcttgcGCCTTCCTTTCGTCCTTTTCTTGCGCGTCGCACGTCTCGTTCCGTGCTGCTGCCGCAGAAGGGAAGCGGTGGCGGCGCCGCCAGCTTAGTGTCCCACACCCTCTTGCCGTTCCCTCTCCCAGAAACAGTCCGGAGCCACCTGCAGCGCCCCTGctccgcccccctcccccccgccccccctttctTCCCATCCCCAGGAGCAGGTACGTGGGCGCTGAGGGACGGCTGGGGGGAATACGGTCTCGGTTTCTGAGAACTGTTAGCGCGGTGGAGGTGTGCGGGGaggaggggggcggggggccgCGCTTGGGGTTCCCCGCGGCGTTTCTGCTGCCTTCCGTGAGGCGAGGGCATCCCTCGTCTCCCCCCCATGGTATTCAATCTCTCACTCTCTGACGCAGTGGGTGCTGTGGAAGAAGCCCCTGGGATGTTGTTAGTGGGACAGACAAAAGGAGCAAGACAATGAGCCTTCCTTAGTCCTCGCTGGGAGGGGGGCGGTGGGGGCTGAGAGGAGCCGCGCGGCAGCTGGCCCCCAACATGATTCAGGGGTTTGTGAGAGGCCGCGGCGGGGAGTGCCCCGGGCTTCACGTTTCCGGCTTGGTACTGcctcctaacttttttttttttttttctccttagccTGGCAGCCTCCGGGTCTTTTGTGTTCCGGTGTCCTCGgtggcgcgggggggggggggggggggcggggaagaagGCGACTGAAACGTGCCACGCTTTGAGCACTTGGCGGTGGCTTCACTTTTGTCTGACTCATTGAGCTGGATTTAATTGTCGTTGGGAAATGCCCGATTTTGATCCGTGTTCTTCGCATTTACTTCGTCTTTTTGCTTCATCTAGTACACTGTTAGAGAGATGTAAACCTGAAGCATCCTTGCTGTTTGTTcggttttgtggtttttatttgtggTCCATTATGTAACTGAAGATATTcaggtaaatatttatttaactAGCCAGTTTAGCCCTATCGCTGACTCGATTCCAAGGTTTTATTATTGATTTAAAATAAGTTTGTATTTGTATTCCCCTTAATTAAATTAAGCATTATGATAACTTTAAGTGCATTTATTATGCACTTCACACAGTGCAAAAGTGTTAGgattcagttgtattttgttggAAGAGCACTCTGTGTACAAGAAAGAGCTTAGTTATATTGATCGTTCAAATAATCTAAATATCTGTCATTATTAAAGTTAGCTATGTCTCGGCTTAGTTGTATTTTGGAACTAAAAAGATGTCTTAGTTATGAAATTTTGTTAACTAATAATAATATTTTGTTCCCCTTTTAGTGTAGCTGGATAAATCTGCCAGTAACTCTGAAGGTCAGTGATGTAAGTTACTCTTTGGGTTAACATGCTGAATAAAATAGCTCCTTTATATgttgggagttcagggttaaaCAGGGACATCTCTGAGATGATGAGACGTTCCTTTTGGGAGTAGGAGAGATCTTTATATTTTTTGCAAAGGTTTGGTTGCAACCATCCAACCAAAAGGTTGGGGAATGTACTTGTAAGGTAGTGAGAGAGTAATCATCTCTTAGGTCTCTGATCATAGCCAGTTGTTTTCTGTTCTTGCTCTGAAATAGAGTTTAAAATGTCTGTTTGAGATTATTACCTCATGATACTGCATTTTCTTGATTTAAGTATATGCACTCCCTTTTCCTCTAGAATAGAAGCTGTAGTCGTGTTAATTGAATTTCATATCTTCCTCTTACAGTGGATGTATGCTCAGCCACTTCAAGTTCTGTGGGTTGTTTGAGTTGGTAGCCTTCAGAGATACAAATAGAAGCTGATTTCAGAAGCCCCTGTTGACAAGGTTTTGTGTCTGAGCCTTTAGCTTAGCCTGTCACACTGCAGCCTTGTGATGGGCAGAAGCTAATGTGCTCACCCATGTGACCCAAGTGTCTGAGAAAAGTTTGGGAAAGCAGATATGTGATGGTATTAGCTAGTTTTCTAGGGAAACAGAACTGAATTTTTAAGGCTTTAACTAGTCACTGATCATAGTAGAAAAGTTCAtagggaagaactggagaagtcTGTAATCTGTCTCTTCTGAAAACTTCACTTTCACTGTTGGTTCAAAAGATTAAATGGCATATTTTAGTGTCCTTGTTAGTAGACTAAATTCCAGAAAGTGTATTATAACCTAGTCAGGTGATACCTGGAGTGTGAAAAATCACTATTTCTTAAGCATTGGATAACAACTTGATCTTTCAATTAGGGGCATATATTTCAAGTAGTGAATGTGCTaacaaagaagccatgaagactCATTTGTAATATGTGAATACCAGCATTAATACCTAAAGCTAAATTTAGTAAGTGGTGAAACATGTTAATTTGAAAGTGGAGCAATTCAATTGAGATGGATGGTGGTAGTGCATGTGATAGCACTTTGGATATCATTTTGAGCATACCTGCATATTAAGGGCAGAAGTACAGTCTCTATTTGTATTATAATAACATAGAGCTACAATGAAGatgagattttgttttgtttgttaggtCTTAATTTTTCTGTTGCATACATTGACTGGTGTATGGCTGTAAAACTGCAATTTGTTGAGAGGTATATCAGAATAAGTGTGAGTTTGCTTTGTAGTACTGAAACAAAGGTATAAATTGTTGATGTCCTGTGACCACCAGCAGGCAAGCAgactaattttattattttctcctgCTATTGATTTACTTTGAACCCAGAAGTTTAGATTAACTagacaaatgctgctgtcagttaCAGTTATCACACTGAGATGTATGGTTACAGCTTgtagtgtggctttttttttaagatataaaaAGTACTTCTTTATACACTAGAGTTAATTAGCATTTGGTATGTTTGAGTTCTCATGAGCATTAGCAGACAAATATCCCTTATTGTGGCTGTCCTTAAAGAGGAAGGCAGTAATCTAGAGTGTTCACTAAAATGTTTCCAAGTGCCATAGCAGTGCTTCCACTAAATCTAAATTTTTGGAAGACAAGTTTGGTTGTAACCTGTACACACAGCTCAGTGTCTGACAAGTATATTACTTCTCAGTGTTACTATGTGTATTGGGTTtgcgtggcaaggttttggtagcagaggggccacaggggtggcttctgtgagaagttgctagaagcttcccctatgtctgatagagccaatgccagctggctccaagatggacctgctgcCGGACAAGGCTGAGCCAATCAGTGATGGTGGCAGCGCCTCCTGTGgtaacatattttaaaagggaagtgtgtgtgtgtgggggaactgctgtgcaacagcagctggaaGAGAGGAGTGATAATCTGTGAgacaaacaactctgcagacacggaggtcagtgaagaaggagggggaggaagtgCTCCAGGTGccaagcagagattcccctgcagcccatggtgaggcagGTTGTCcccttgcagcccatggaggtccacagtggagcagatatctacctgcagcctgtggagagcctgcgctggagcaggctcctggcaggatctGTAGACATATGGAGAGAGAAGCCCGCAacagagcaggtttgctggcaggacttgtgaccatgtgggggacccacactggagcagtctgttcttgaaggactgcaccctgtggaaaggACCTGCACTGtatcagtttgtgaagaactgcagcctgttggAAGGAgtcatgttggagaagttcatggaggactatctcccatgggaaggaccccatgctggagcagaagaatgtgaggagtcctccctctgaggaggaagaagcagtAGAGACAACGTGGGATGCACTGACTGCAACTCCCATTCCCTATCCCCCTGTACCGCTCGGGAGAAGAATGTAGAGAACTCTGGAGTTAAGTTaatcctggggaaaagggaggagtgaggggaaggtgtttttaagatttagtttttctcattaccctactctaatttgattggcaataaattaaattaatttcactgagtagagtctgttttgcccatgatggtaattggtgaATGATCTCttcctgtccttatctcagcccGTGAGCCTttagttatattttctctcccctgtccagttgaggagTGGGAATGAcagagtggcttggtgggcactTGGTGGCCAGCCAAGGCCAACACACTACACTATAACACTTTTTACTTCTCTTAGAGGTTCATAATGATGTTACTTATCAATACAATTGAAGTATTAAATTATATATTAATGGCCATATAGCCATCTTTAAAAATGGCAAGGTAAGCAGACCTATTTTAATTCTATATCCCTGTAATACATTTTGGTGAAATGCCTGTTCCTAATGCAGTTCTTGGTTTTATTTACAGCACTGaaatggctcaggagacaaaccAGAGCCCAGGGCCCATGCTGTGTAGTACAGGATGTGGATTTTATGGAAATCCTAGGACAAATGGGATGTGTTCTGTTTGTTACAAAGAGCATCTTCAGCGACAGCAGAATAGTGGTAGAATCAGCCCAATGGGTAAATGTTTGAGTCTGTTGTGGTGTGtgtattgtgttttttttcttgttgtggttttgttgttgtggtgtgtgtttgttgttgttgttgttgttgtttttggttgtttctttttgttttttgtttcttttttgtgttttttgtttttttgtgggtttttgtttgtttttttgttgttgttgtttggatgtgttgtgtggggtgtgtggggtgtgtgtttgttttttggtttttttttggggggggtgttttttttttgtttgtttgtttgttgtttttttttttttggcttgaaaATATAATGTATAGGTGATGAGAGGAATCACACAATGTATTTCAGGACATCCTCTAATAGCCGCATACTAAAGCTATGAATATCAGAGGGAATaatcacagtaaaaataaaaatgcatttttgtgaACTATATTCTTGTCCACTTGATGTTGAGCCTTAATTTGTATTTCTACTTACCCTCTGCTATAAGTGTGTTCTTACACAATCCCTGTATTTTGGTCATTAACAGTATAGTCTGTCTGTAATAAAGAAGATGCTGTAGAATGAGGAATGATTGGAAATGGTTAATAACTGTATGTCAAACTACTTGACTAACTTATATTCTATACTTGGTTTATAATTAACTTCTCAAATTTCTGTTACATAGGGACAGCTAGTGGTTCAAACAGTCCTACCTCAGACTCTGCATCTGTACAGAGAGCAGACACTAGCTTAAATAACTGTGAAGGTACTGCTAGTAGCACATCTGAAAAATCAAGGTAAGATTACAGAATCAtataagttggaaaagacccttaacatcattgagtccaaccataaacctaatactactaaatccaccactaaaccatgtccctaagtgccatatCTGCacagtcttttaaacatctccagggatggtgactaaaCCACTGCACTTGGGCAgtctattccaatgcctgacaaccctttcagtgaagaaattattcctaatatccaatctaaacctcccctggcacaacttgaggccatttcctcttgtcctgtcacttcttgggagaagagactgacaccccccccctcccccttgctccaacctcctttcaggtagttgtagagagcgataaggtctcccctcagcctcctgttctccagactaaacaaccacAGTTCCTTCACCTGTTCCTCATAATACTTGttctctagagcaggggtgtcaaactcattttcaccagggaccacATCAACctcgccttcaaagggccaaatgtaattttaggactgtataagtgtaactactcctacattacattcgaccctttgaaggcaagactgatgtggcctctggtgaaaatgagtttgacgcacctgctctagacccttcaccagatgAAGGTGTTATTTTGAGGTTTTAATTAACTGTGAGTGTACAGCAAGTTAAAGTAACATTGCAGTAACCTTGTGCTATTACAGTGAGTTTTCTGCAGAGGAAAAAGGGACAGTGCACCTGACAGTGAGTCTTTATAAATTAGTCTTTATAAATGAGAACTAGTGTTCGGTGTTGGACTGCTGCATTTACAAGGACATTTCTGGTTTCTTTGGGGAAATACTTGTTACAGATTGCCTAGTTTCTTCTAGGGAAGAGAGCTTGTAGAAGTACAGGTCAAGAACATGTATTAATAATAACTGATCAGGTAGTCTTTTGGTGGATTTTGACAGTTTAAGCTGTTATTATGAATTCAAAACTAATGTAATTACCCATTTCACTGTATGTAAACAGAAATGTGCCTGTTGCCACTTTGCCTGTAATGCAGCAAATGACAGAAATGAGCATTTTGAGAGAGGAAAAAGTATTGCTGAAAATGGAGACCAAACCAGGTATGTTTGCAGAGTAACACTGGGTGCAACTGACTTAACAGAAGTTGACAATTTATTTACTTTCTCTTAAGCAGGCATATCCCTTTGTGGTGATGGTCTTGAGGAACTGTTAATTATGGTTGCTTCTTGAGTATTAGTACCCTCAGAATCAAGAAAAATGACTAGTGCCAGAATATAGTTTTCAGACACATGTTTAATTTTAGTAGATAATTTGATATTTGAGGAGCATTTTGGCTATCaaaccttcattttttaaaagtaagacACTTAAATTGTATCTGGGTGCAAGATGTTCAATTTTTAAGTGGGTGTTGATTTCTGTATAAAATCTAGCCCTGCTGATTCGTGGCAATCAAAATGGTTTGTTGCATTTGAAGAACTGAGTTCTTAATAAATTCTATTCTACAGAAAGATGAGAGTGGAGGAGAAGGGAATACTTGATTTAAAATACTAACAAAGACTGCTAAAGGTTCgccaaaacatttttctgtggATATAGAACACTTTTATGTCTTTGAAACGTAAAGTATTTCTTGGTGGCAGGTGGGGAGGGACTGCTGCCCTACCTACTAGTGAGTGATTGAATTCATGTTTTCTTATATAGCAGTTTATTCAAATAGGTATCTTAATGTACTTGTTTGATATCTATAGGTATTGATGCTTGTTAAGACTGTTTCGGAACTGTTAAAATCAAAACATTAAAAGCTGCTGTTTAATAGGAAAATCTGTTCATTACAACTAAAGATAAAatgattttctttttgaaaattccAGAAGGTAGCACTCAGCACTATATAGATGCGTCTTTTGTCAATAAAACTGCTTTTACAGCTGATAGTTAATTACACAGTGTTTGTACACAggtttttagtattttaattatGTTAAGTTAAAGTTGTGACACGAACAAAATTACAGTTGCTTTTACTATAGTATTTTTGGTTATGTATGGACTGAGGAGGTTTTTGTATGTGTTTCAGCTTCTTGTAACTTATGTTACCTGAAGAGGCTTATTGTATGTAAATTAGGAATTTATACTTGGTTACAATATTTATAAACCCATATTGTCTTGCTATGAATTGCTACCTGAAAAAGTGATGATCAGGAAAGAAAGATATGAAATGGTAGTAGTGGTCAAGTAATAGCTGAATTTTGCCTTATTAAAACTGTCAATAGGGATTTGTCACTTTACCAACTGTAAAGAGCAATCTTCTGTTTCTATTGACTATCCATTTTCTCATAGCAAGGCAACTAAATGGTAGTGTCACACAGCACTCTTTATTGATtagaataggggaaaaaaatccctaaaagcAACTCAAGATAATAATCTTGCATCTTGAAACTGAGTTGAAACCAGTCAAAGCTCTGTTAAAGCTTGTGTAGAGATCACTGGGAAAACTATCATGGAATttaaatgtttggaaaaaaaacttCTATAACAAAGTTGTCTTCCTTAGTACATATCCATAAATTCTTGAAACAGTCTGCAGCTGCTCTAAAAGTAGAAGTTCATCAAGTTGGGGGCAGATTTTAGCACAGAATAGTGTGCTTGTACATGTCCTTGTATACTATTCTTAGATTACAAAAGGTTTATTGAACATTTAAGATAGACCAAGTGTTTTCTGTATTCACTAATACATTGATCCTGTGTCTTGCAGTCAAGAAAAGCTGGCCTCAGCTTTTTATAAATCACTATTGTGTTTGGCCTAGAGTAGATAATTCATGTCACCTCATAACAAAGCTAATAATTTCTGAGATGTCATTCTCTAAGATATCGCCTGTCATGATGTAGCTAATCAAAAGACTGTTTAGTTTTATCTGTAGTTTCACCTTGGCAATTGATTTTCATAACTGCCTATCAGATCGTAGGTCAGGAACAAACAATTTAGTCTTCAAGCAAAGTAgatctatttttaaatttttatttatttatttatttttaataatgtcttCAGCATTGTGAAGGCTCATTCTCTTCTGCAAACCAGGAAGTTCTAAATAGTTAGGTCTGGACAATTGTCTTTAAGCCTGCGGACTGAAAGTATATTTTCTTGCTGTTGGGATTTACGCATTTGATTCTAGAAGGTTCTGAAGTTGTCCAAAATGAAGCTTAACAggcttgtgtgtgtggtgtgttgttttttgtgttttgtttttttttttttttccccaggttgaGGTTGTAACCTGGATTCTCATTCAGAACAAATCACGTCTGAAGGCAATTAATCATATCTTCGCATTTGAAGGAAGAAAGGCATGACAGATGTAACTGGCCTAGTTGGTTGTAATTTAGATGTCTAACATGCTATATTTTGTTGTAACTTGTAATATCTTGGTTTAACTTTCTTGCTTGTTGTAGTTTTGTAATTGAATTCTAGTCCAGGCTTGACCACAATCAGAATATACCTTGAAGTATTCTAGAGATATTATTCATATTTGTGGTTTTCTCCACACTAATTTTGTTTTAGCAGGTTTTTAAGTGCTGATTTGCATATTGAGCActaaacccaaactgttctgaaaacaagtatatttaaaaaaatcatattgtaTCAAGTCATAGCATAtttctagcattttttttttgtttttgtggctcACTACTTTTCTGAATGAGTCTCCTGTCAGGTCTGTCAGTGTTTGCAGACTTAATTATTGTCAGCATGCGTTAtcaaaaactttatttttcttaaccCGGTAATAGCTTTGTTTTAGGAAGCAGTGTGGTTAGTTATCACTCTGAAGCCACAGCTGTGGAGTAATGCTGCCTGTAAAGAAAGTGAACTGAAACTTGTAGATGCGTATGTGGACTCGCCGTCCCTggagatttttaaactgagattggacatggcacttagtgccatgatctagtaaacagaCTAGAgatggaccaagggttggactcgatctctgaggtcttttccaacccagttgattctgtatGCTCgtgagtaaaataaatgttaaaaaa
This window of the Patagioenas fasciata isolate bPatFas1 chromosome W, bPatFas1.hap1, whole genome shotgun sequence genome carries:
- the LOC136114529 gene encoding AN1-type zinc finger protein 5-like isoform X1, with protein sequence MFSDCVQTLCPCIVPQSRGGRSTEMAQETNQSPGPMLCSTGCGFYGNPRTNGMCSVCYKEHLQRQQNSGRISPMGTASGSNSPTSDSASVQRADTSLNNCEGTASSTSEKSRNVPVATLPVMQQMTEMSILREEKVLLKMETKPVVTQPSPSVSQPSTSQNEEKPSELPKPKKNRCFVCRKKVGLTGFDCRCGNLFCGLHRYSDKHKCPYDYTSEAAAKLRKENPVVVAEKIQRI
- the LOC136114529 gene encoding AN1-type zinc finger protein 5-like isoform X2; the protein is MAQETNQSPGPMLCSTGCGFYGNPRTNGMCSVCYKEHLQRQQNSGRISPMGTASGSNSPTSDSASVQRADTSLNNCEGTASSTSEKSRNVPVATLPVMQQMTEMSILREEKVLLKMETKPVVTQPSPSVSQPSTSQNEEKPSELPKPKKNRCFVCRKKVGLTGFDCRCGNLFCGLHRYSDKHKCPYDYTSEAAAKLRKENPVVVAEKIQRI